From a single Streptomyces sp. NBC_01294 genomic region:
- the tap gene encoding telomere-associated protein Tap, with amino-acid sequence MPSQEELFDAVDALLEGEPRLPAPAERARLREAAGITQARLAAALKSTPQTVKNWENGRSEPRPPRLQAYLRLLDGWAERYPSPAASDPAAVSEAFTGPVEQTTQAATTAIVAAPEPVVKAPVKAGPSAASRRPARKAATPAPVDPRFPHGPLVVLDGDGSAYGVNGIVLDCPASTIPQLVEWTLKESGLGTPRLNRNGKDSDPLVVLTASAAVRLGLPERLEGHEQRRSLRLPEDHPVVKQIAKAKWKLTKRGFGPWARIYRPAQAGQRQCVQLAVLSWDALDARAWPGVAGMEPAEVARVLGTYAARVITPRGSTATAGLELMTALRPPTRAVKNETTGEWEAAYNPGSLGTEPMDPAPPEAPQEHPVAQGWTGGFLDEEAYQWVRDVELLSDEECLLPYAVGLDLNAAFLAAAARLVVGLSAPDHFHAPKFNKKIPGSWLVDLSGIELDPRLPSPFTPSGQRPTGPAWYQTHTVAYAQELGFDVAPIEAFLRRETGAYLDPWHDRLKTAYADTLADLGVTADLDDRQFLAAMEHHKDVDPGMAAVLAAIKATVKGGIGKLRERPQGRHYRDGERWPALERPTWRPDIRAAVISKARVNMHRKMANTAKATGRYPLGVLSDCVVYASPGPSPLDFLPYTTSGKPLPGAFRLGTTPGLAKVEGVQEMAWAVDLMEKGLNPARHIKGGDAVLDEGE; translated from the coding sequence GTGAGGCGGCCGGCATCACGCAGGCGCGGCTCGCGGCCGCGTTGAAGTCGACGCCGCAGACGGTGAAGAACTGGGAGAACGGCCGCTCCGAGCCACGCCCGCCACGCCTGCAGGCTTATCTGCGGCTGCTGGATGGCTGGGCCGAGCGGTACCCCTCACCCGCCGCATCCGATCCTGCCGCCGTTTCGGAGGCATTCACCGGCCCCGTGGAGCAAACCACCCAGGCGGCCACCACCGCCATCGTCGCTGCACCGGAGCCAGTCGTGAAGGCGCCCGTGAAGGCCGGGCCGTCTGCGGCGTCGCGTCGACCGGCGCGGAAAGCCGCCACGCCGGCGCCCGTCGACCCGCGATTCCCGCACGGCCCGCTCGTGGTGCTGGATGGTGACGGGAGCGCGTACGGCGTCAACGGGATCGTGCTGGACTGCCCGGCCAGCACGATCCCGCAGTTGGTGGAGTGGACGCTGAAGGAGTCGGGGCTCGGTACGCCGCGGTTGAACCGCAACGGCAAGGACTCCGATCCGCTGGTCGTACTCACCGCGTCGGCCGCCGTACGGCTGGGGCTGCCCGAGCGGCTGGAGGGCCACGAGCAGCGCCGTTCTCTGCGTCTGCCCGAGGATCACCCGGTCGTCAAGCAGATCGCGAAGGCGAAGTGGAAGCTCACCAAGCGGGGGTTCGGGCCGTGGGCGCGGATCTACCGTCCGGCGCAGGCCGGGCAGCGGCAGTGTGTGCAGCTCGCGGTCCTGTCGTGGGACGCGCTGGATGCGCGGGCTTGGCCCGGTGTCGCTGGCATGGAGCCGGCCGAGGTCGCCCGTGTGCTGGGTACGTACGCGGCCCGGGTGATCACTCCCCGCGGCTCCACCGCCACTGCCGGGCTGGAGCTGATGACCGCGCTGCGTCCGCCGACCCGCGCCGTGAAGAACGAGACCACCGGCGAGTGGGAGGCCGCCTACAACCCGGGCTCGCTCGGCACCGAGCCGATGGACCCCGCCCCGCCGGAAGCCCCGCAAGAGCACCCGGTCGCGCAGGGGTGGACCGGCGGGTTCCTGGACGAAGAGGCGTACCAGTGGGTGCGTGATGTCGAGCTGCTGTCGGATGAGGAGTGTCTGCTGCCGTATGCGGTCGGCCTGGATCTGAACGCCGCGTTCCTCGCCGCGGCCGCGCGTCTGGTCGTCGGCCTGTCCGCACCCGACCACTTCCACGCGCCGAAGTTCAACAAGAAGATCCCCGGTTCCTGGCTGGTCGACCTGTCGGGGATCGAGCTGGACCCGCGATTGCCGTCGCCGTTCACGCCGTCCGGGCAGCGGCCGACGGGGCCGGCCTGGTATCAGACGCACACCGTCGCCTACGCCCAGGAACTCGGCTTCGACGTCGCCCCGATCGAGGCGTTCCTGCGCAGGGAGACCGGCGCCTATCTGGATCCGTGGCACGACCGCCTCAAGACCGCCTACGCCGACACCCTCGCCGATCTCGGTGTGACCGCTGATCTGGACGACCGGCAGTTCCTCGCCGCGATGGAGCACCACAAGGACGTCGACCCTGGGATGGCGGCTGTGCTGGCCGCGATCAAGGCGACCGTCAAGGGCGGCATCGGCAAGCTCCGCGAACGCCCCCAGGGACGCCATTACCGGGACGGGGAGCGGTGGCCGGCGCTGGAGCGGCCGACCTGGCGGCCCGACATCCGGGCCGCGGTCATCTCGAAGGCGCGGGTCAACATGCACCGCAAGATGGCCAACACGGCGAAGGCGACGGGGCGGTACCCGCTCGGTGTGCTGTCGGACTGCGTCGTCTACGCGAGCCCCGGACCGTCCCCGCTCGACTTCCTGCCCTACACCACGTCCGGCAAGCCCCTCCCGGGAGCCTTCCGCCTCGGGACGACGCCGGGCCTCGCGAAGGTCGAAGGCGTCCAGGAGATGGCGTGGGCCGTCGACCTCATGGAGAAGGGCCTCAACCCCGCCCGCCACATCAAGGGCGGCGACGCCGTCCTGGACGAAGGAGAATAG